CCTGATGGATTAATTGATCATATTGTAAAATTTGCTGTTGTAATTGTAGCGCTTTTTGTTGATATTGTTGTTTCGCAAAATCGCGCTGTTTTTGTCGACTGTCTTCTAGTAACATATTTTGTAAAAGTGAAGCTTTTCTTTGTTTCCCGTCATAGATTGGTAAAGAAAAATTAAGACCAACACTTACTCCCAGATTCTTGTAAGACTTATAAGCCAAAGAAGACTGATAACCTCCATCTGCAAAGGCGCTGAGAGTAGGTTTATAATTTAAATTAATAATTTTCGCATCATTGCTATTCTTAATACTATCCAGCCTGTAACTTTTCGCGTAAGCGCTGCTGTCGAAAGCAAGCGGATGAGAGATTTCAATATTGGGTGCTTCTAAGTTTTGGAATGCAGAATCTTGAATACCACATAGATAATTCAGACTGCCCAAATCGTTTAAAAGTTGTGTTTTTAACTGCTCTTTTATTAATAACTGTTGTTGTAATGAAACTTTAAAACTGAGATAATCAGTTTGTTTAAATACAGAAGATTGCGCTAATTTTCGAAGCGTTGTATCTTCTTTTTTAAGAAAAGATAAAATTTCACTTGCCAATGCTAATTGCTGTTGACTGCCATAACAAGCAATATATTGTTGGGTGATACCTTGCTCCAATGCCTTTTGACTTATTTTAGATTGATTAGAGGTGATTGCTTTATCAATCGAAAAGCTTTGCAATCTTGTACTCAAATTATTTTTGCCAATAATTGGTTTTGTAACTAACATCAAAGCGCTCACATTTTGCCCATTTGTAATTGCATTATCATATCCCCAGCCATGTATAACGGGCGCATAGGTAAGGTTTCCATTTGCCATTACTTGCGGGCCATAGGTTGCTTTGAGTTTCAAACTATCCAAACCCAGGCTTTCTATTTGATTTTGATAGTTG
The Arachidicoccus soli DNA segment above includes these coding regions:
- a CDS encoding TolC family protein is translated as MNKRLLFIVSFFFYCPFFVKAQTKSLNYYLQQGKTNSPLLSNYQNQIESLGLDSLKLKATYGPQVMANGNLTYAPVIHGWGYDNAITNGQNVSALMLVTKPIIGKNNLSTRLQSFSIDKAITSNQSKISQKALEQGITQQYIACYGSQQQLALASEILSFLKKEDTTLRKLAQSSVFKQTDYLSFKVSLQQQLLIKEQLKTQLLNDLGSLNYLCGIQDSAFQNLEAPNIEISHPLAFDSSAYAKSYRLDSIKNSNDAKIINLNYKPTLSAFADGGYQSSLAYKSYKNLGVSVGLNFSLPIYDGKQRKASLLQNMLLEDSRQKQRDFAKQQYQQKALQLQQQILQYDQLIHQGEDQMKYAKTLINAEKLQLQTGDVRMTDYLLSIHNYLDLRTNIIQNNLSKMLLIAQLNNLILQ